The proteins below are encoded in one region of Conger conger chromosome 17, fConCon1.1, whole genome shotgun sequence:
- the LOC133116924 gene encoding BTB/POZ domain-containing protein KCTD4-like encodes MPVPLSLSLSLRDAPSLSLSLSLYPVYAVRTSAGVGRGFGGMEWNLRRMDSELRQINPDLLQPSKSFKKLSSGTITLNVGGYLYAAQRQTLIRHPGSLLEELVSGKKPVQHVDAMGNIFVDRDGPVFRHVLNFLRLGDLVLPEDFKEASLLRREAEFYRLTDLAQLVREWEQRHFARQEPAFLEVTDNHERSQGLRVYCSDSTFIEKIKFRLVQVSKSRLDGFPEEFEISSNVIQFRHFIKSEMGSRLVLKEDNTFVCTLESLKLETVLLALRGGYRLLTSLDSNRGSVVQCEALHFVK; translated from the coding sequence ATGCCCGTtcctctatcgctctctctctctctccgtgacgctccctccctctctctctctctttctctctatccggtgtacgcggtgcggacttcAGCGGGGGTTGGGCGCGGGTTCGGCGGTATGGAATGGAACCTTAGGAGGATGGACAGCGAGCTGAGACAGATTAACCCGGACCTGCTGCAGCCCAGTAAGAGCTTCAAGAAGCTGTCTTCGGGCACCATCACGCTCAATGTGGGGGGCTACCTGTACGCGGCCCAGAGGCAGACCCTTATCCGCCACCCGGGGTCgctcctggaggagctggtgagCGGGAAGAAGCCCGTCCAGCACGTAGATGCCATGGGCAACATCTTCGTCGACCGCGACGGCCCCGTCTTCCGCCACGTCCTCAACTTCCTGCGTCTGGGGGACCTGGTGCTGCCCGAGGACTTCAAGGAGGCCTCTCTGCTGCGGCGCGAGGCCGAGTTTTACCGGCTCACTGACCTGGCGCAGTTGGTGCGCGAGTGGGAGCAGAGGCACTTCGCCCGGCAGGAACCCGCCTTCCTGGAGGTGACGGACAACCACGAGCGCTCCCAAGGCCTCCGCGTCTACTGCAGCGACAGCACCTTCATCGAGAAGATCAAGTTCCGCCTGGTGCAGGTGTCCAAGAGCCGGCTGGACGGCTTCCCCGAGGAGTTCGAGATCTCGTCCAACGTCATCCAGTTCCGCCACTTCATCAAGTCGGAGATGGGCTCTCGTCTGGTTCTGAAGGAGGACAACACCTTTGTGTGCACGCTGGAGAGCCTGAAACTGGAGACGGTGCTGCTCGCCCTGCGGGGGGGCTATCGCCTGCTCACCAGCCTGGACAGCAACCGGGGGTCCGTAGTGCAGTGCGAGGCTCTTCACTTCGTCAAGTGA